A genomic window from Candidatus Melainabacteria bacterium includes:
- a CDS encoding class II aldolase/adducin family protein, with the protein MPIETKPLSEATCREDLKKVCNLAYKRGLVSGMEGNFSLKINNELILVTPRNTHKGLIEVSDFVVVDMNGNIISNGSRELTSELSLHLEAYKKRTDIKAVVHAHPPATVSFSVAGIDFNQPVIPETIVLLGEIPTVPYREPGTNKLGELVGVYIEKHDAVILERHGVVTVGKDIFNAYCKLESLEHAAKIMYFAHTLGDIKTLDEVDVNELIKQRHETYGKELEDREGKKLFQSSLQTFKLKNLLKKLTDGNSPLFQRLLNLSNELMLATLQRTNYSQKLTSDEKEQLARELTASSLSMILGRFTKT; encoded by the coding sequence ATGCCAATTGAAACAAAACCATTATCTGAAGCTACATGTAGAGAAGATCTTAAAAAGGTTTGTAACTTGGCCTACAAAAGAGGTTTAGTTTCTGGAATGGAAGGTAATTTTTCTTTAAAAATTAACAATGAATTAATTTTAGTTACTCCAAGAAATACTCATAAAGGACTTATTGAAGTATCTGATTTTGTAGTTGTTGACATGAATGGAAACATTATTTCCAATGGTAGTAGAGAACTAACTAGTGAACTATCTTTACATCTTGAAGCATATAAGAAGAGAACAGATATCAAAGCAGTTGTTCATGCTCATCCACCTGCTACAGTTTCTTTTTCAGTTGCTGGTATAGATTTTAATCAACCAGTCATTCCAGAAACAATTGTCCTTCTTGGAGAAATACCTACTGTTCCTTATAGAGAGCCTGGAACAAATAAGCTGGGAGAACTAGTTGGAGTTTATATTGAAAAACATGATGCAGTTATTTTAGAAAGGCACGGAGTAGTTACAGTTGGAAAAGATATTTTTAATGCTTATTGTAAGCTAGAGTCTTTAGAACATGCTGCAAAAATAATGTACTTTGCACATACACTTGGCGATATTAAAACTTTAGATGAAGTAGATGTTAATGAGCTTATAAAACAAAGACATGAAACTTATGGAAAAGAATTAGAAGACAGGGAAGGTAAAAAACTTTTTCAATCTTCATTACAAACATTTAAACTTAAAAATCTCTTAAAGAAACTTACAGATGGAAATTCTCCCCTTTTCCAAAGGCTTTTAAATCTATCTAATGAATTAATGCTAGCTACTTTACAACGTACAAATTATTCCCAAAAACTAACAAGTGATGAAAAAGAACAGCTTGCAAGAGAACTAACAGCATCCTCCTTAAGTATGATATTAGGACGATTTACAAAGACATGA